The Trichosurus vulpecula isolate mTriVul1 chromosome 4, mTriVul1.pri, whole genome shotgun sequence genome contains a region encoding:
- the IGSF8 gene encoding immunoglobulin superfamily member 8, producing MGAPGRTPWLLLLLMLGVCGAREVVMPKGPLYRVAGTAISISCNVTNYEGPSQQDFEWFLYRPEVPESALQIISTRDSRFPYAVFGPRVASGDIQVQRLQNDAVMLRISRLQTQDAGVYECYTPSTDARYLGSYSGKVELRVLPDVLQVSAAPPGPRGRQGSSSPPRLVVPEGQELALGCVARTSTQEHTHLAVSFGRAVPEAPVGRATLQEVAGLRSDLAVEAGAPYAERLTAGELRLSKEGADRYRLVLGGAQLEDAGTYHCTAAEWIQDPDGSWAQIGEKRAVLAHVDVQTLASQLAVVVGPGELRVGPGESLELLCNVSGALPPPGPHAAYSVGWEMAPAGAPGPGHLVAQLDTEGIGSLGPGYEDRHISMEKVAPITYRLRLEAARPSDAGTYRCLARAYVRGPGARLREAASVRSRPLPVHVSEEGVVLEAVAWLAGGTVYRGETASLFCNISVTGGPPGLRLATSWWVERLGEPGLVPSPPQLVGGMGRDGVAELGIRPGGGAVSVEQVGPRSHRLRLHELGPQDEGVYHCAPSAWVQHADYSWYQAGSARSEPITVYPYTLPLDTLFVPLLVGTGAALVTGITILSTVTCCFMKRLRKR from the exons ATGGGAGCCCCCGGGCGCACTccgtggctgctgctgctgctaatgctTG GTGTGTGTGGTGCCCGGGAGGTGGTGATGCCTAAGGGACCCCTGTACCGAGTGGCAGGGACTGCCATCTCCATCTCCTGCAATGTTACCAACTACGAGGGTCCCTCTCAGCAAGACTTTGAGTGGTTTCTCTACCGACCCGAGGTGCCCGAGTCAGCATTGCAGATAATCAGCACACGGGACAGCCGCTTCCCTTATGCTGTATTTGGACCCCGGGTGGCATCGGGTGATATTCAGGTTCAGCGGCTCCAGAATGATGCTGTGATGCTTCGGATCTCACGCCTACAGACCCAAGATGCTGGTGTCTATGAGTGCTATACACCATCTACCGATGCCCGATACCTAGGCAGCTACAGTGGCAAGGTGGAACTGAGAG TCCTTCCAGACGTGTTGCAGGTGTCTGCTGCCCCTCCAGGGCCCCGAGGCCGACAGGGCTCATCCTCACCTCCACGCCTGGTAGTGCCAGAGGGCCAGGAATTGGCCCTTGGCTGTGTGGCTCGGACGAGCACCCAGGAACACACGCACTTGGCAGTGTCCTTTGGGCGGGCAGTGCCTGAGGCACCTGTGGGGAGGGCAACCCTACAAGAGGTGGCCGGGCTTCGATCTGACCTGGCAGTGGAGGCTGGGGCACCCTATGCTGAGCGACTGACTGCAGGTGAATTGCGGCTGAGCAAAGAGGGTGCTGACCGCTACCGGCTAGTGCTGGGGGGTGCCCAGCTGGAGGATGCTGGCACCTACCACTGCACTGCTGCTGAATGGATCCAAGACCCTGATGGCAGCTGGGCCCAGATTGGGGAGAAGCGGGCAGTGCTGGCCCATGTGGATGTGCAGACCCTTG CCAGCCAGTTGGCCGTAGTTGTGGGCCCTGGGGAGCTGCGGGTAGGCCCCGGAGAGTCCCTAGAGCTGCTGTGTAATGTATCGGGGGCACTACCCCCACCAGGGCCCCATGCTGCCTACTCTGTGGGCTGGGAGATGGCACCTGCAGGGGCCCCTGGACCTGGACACCTAGTAGCCCAGTTGGACACAGAGGGCATAGGCAGCCTGGGCCCAGGCTATGAGGACCGACATATATCCATGGAAAAGGTGGCGCCTATTACCTACCGTCTACGGCTGGAGGCAGCAAGGCCTAGTGATGCGGGCACATACCGTTGCCTGGCACGGGCCTATGTTCGGGGACCTGGGGCCCGGCTTCGGGAGGCTGCCAGTGTTCGTTCTCGGCCACTCCCTGTGCACGTGAGTGAAGAAG GTGTGGTACTGGAAGCTGTGGCATGGCTGGCAGGGGGCACGGTGTACCGGGGAGAGACAGCCTCCCTGTTCTGCAACATCTCTGTGACGGGGGGCCCCCCAGGACTACGGCTGGCCACCAGCTGGTGGGTGGAGCGGTTAGGGGAGCCAGGCCTGGTTCCATCCCCTCCCCAGCTGGTTGGTGGCATGGGCCGggatggtgtggcagagctggggatCCGGCCAGGTGGAGGGGCTGTCAGCGTGGAGCAAGTTGGGCCCCGAAGCCACCGTCTGAGACTACACGAGCTGGGGCCACAGGACGAGGGAGTATACCACTGTGCCCCCAGCGCCTGGGTGCAGCATGCTGACTACAGCTGGTACCAAGCAGGCAGTGCCCGCTCTGAGCCCATCACCGTCTACCCCTACACCCTTC cCCTGGATACTCTGTTTGTGCCCCTGCTGGTGGGTACAGGGGCTGCCCTGGTCACAGGCATCACCATCCTTAGCACTGTCACTTGTTGCTTCATGAAAAGACTGAGAAAGCGGTGA